Proteins encoded together in one Nostoc sp. PCC 7524 window:
- a CDS encoding Uma2 family endonuclease, translated as MTTFPKYIPQSEPPLPPWETLPTMYDLPSDNPEEPGLPDDFHFLQPLLLYLTFQPINWNPELVYSAADLNLYYDLDHPLWYKRPDWFGVVGVQKLYKGEDLRLSYVTWQEPANPFVVVELLSPGTEDEDLGITQKPTAKPPSKWEVYERILRIPYYIVFSRYTNELRAFQLVGGHYEAINLTEGRILMPELGLSLGVWQGAFRDINRLWLRWFTLTGELISEPTEKVVAATERAMIAEQEATDAKQEAEQAKRKAEQLAERLRQLGVNPDELV; from the coding sequence ATGACTACCTTTCCTAAATACATACCCCAATCTGAGCCACCCCTTCCTCCGTGGGAAACCCTACCCACAATGTATGATTTACCTAGCGACAACCCAGAGGAACCAGGTTTGCCAGACGATTTTCACTTTTTACAACCCTTACTTTTATACTTAACCTTTCAACCAATTAACTGGAATCCCGAATTAGTTTACAGTGCGGCTGACCTGAATCTTTATTACGATCTTGATCATCCACTATGGTATAAACGCCCTGATTGGTTTGGCGTTGTGGGAGTACAAAAACTCTACAAAGGCGAAGATTTGCGTTTAAGTTATGTCACTTGGCAAGAACCAGCGAATCCTTTTGTAGTAGTAGAACTATTATCCCCAGGTACAGAAGACGAAGATTTAGGCATTACTCAAAAGCCAACAGCTAAACCTCCTAGCAAATGGGAAGTTTACGAGCGAATTTTGCGAATCCCTTACTATATTGTGTTTAGTCGCTACACCAATGAACTGAGAGCTTTTCAGTTAGTAGGTGGTCACTATGAAGCGATAAATTTAACTGAGGGACGCATACTCATGCCAGAGTTGGGTTTAAGTTTGGGTGTATGGCAAGGAGCGTTTCGAGATATTAACAGGTTGTGGCTACGTTGGTTCACCTTAACAGGGGAATTAATTTCTGAGCCGACAGAAAAAGTTGTTGCAGCTACGGAACGAGCAATGATTGCTGAACAGGAAGCTACTGATGCTAAACAAGAAGCTGAACAGGCAAAAAGAAAAGCAGAACAATTAGCAGAACGCCTGCGACAATTAGGAGTGAATCCTGATGAGCTAGTGTAA
- a CDS encoding pentapeptide repeat-containing protein: MSSESGTPISKPVRFWRKPPNLDVKELFKSLSKAALDGAFGNWQEVGKDAVEALAAIGWAQTPEEIGWLLVYRALIQAMLSLVEENRGFFFEKPNQSDIELLCSRLNESLESQELRIDQDFFNNPKDLPILATIKTAFGNWLQYFSLNTIEAQTISDRLPPYFVFALHEEWLEHPDKYDCLQKQVDSPFFKASERERSWMRYNAWLQKQVAEPIFDETFGLDKVYIPLRAYYKVPIKPQKDSYSYRQRQEEEKFEQVVVDLKTELETWLNKAAPQDAIRVISGGPGSGKSTFAKIFAAEQATKGEINVLFIPLHRFEVEDNLVNAVGEFVTANKFLEHNPLEDNQQSRLLIIFDGLDELAMQGKLGAEVAKEFIQKVERKINNSNQQQTCLQVLITGRELIVQANTNQFDKSPQEILHILPYFVTDEERLKYRDESKLLETDQRQFWWQKYSLSKNKQYNGLPAVLDQGRLIEITAQPLLNYLVALSYERGEVEFSENSNLNTIYADLLKAVYERRWGDRQKHPIAQEFSIADDEEFALILEEIALACWHGNGRTTTVREIENKCGGNSHIKQLFIKYQEAAEAGVTRLLTAFYFRQSGVREQEKTFEFTHKSFGEYLTARRIVQELSWIHKQLDKRQTDRYHRDGWDETEALRNWAILCGTSPIDQYLFDFIGDEIRLHNLADVENWQQSLCHLIGFMLRHGMPMELLPEIKSFHQANQQARNAEEALLVVLNACARVTQKISKIDWPAPEAFGNWISRLHGQRVSFDGDVLCLKCLSFLDLQNCILSSKDFYMANFQRANLQGANLQGANLYGANLQGANLQRANLQGANLQRANLYGANLEGANLYGANLQRAILQRAILEGANLQRAILQRANLEGANLQRAILQRANLEGANLEGANLEGANLQEAILPANFEGKLLTDINNDSTPDSNE; the protein is encoded by the coding sequence ATGAGCAGTGAATCTGGAACGCCAATCAGTAAGCCTGTTCGATTTTGGAGAAAACCACCAAATTTAGATGTTAAAGAACTATTTAAATCTTTGAGTAAAGCGGCTCTAGATGGAGCTTTTGGGAATTGGCAAGAGGTAGGGAAAGATGCGGTAGAAGCCTTAGCAGCAATTGGTTGGGCGCAAACACCAGAAGAAATTGGTTGGTTGCTTGTTTACCGTGCTTTGATACAAGCAATGCTTAGTTTAGTAGAAGAGAACCGAGGTTTTTTCTTTGAAAAACCCAATCAAAGTGATATTGAGTTATTGTGTAGTCGCCTCAACGAATCATTAGAAAGTCAAGAGTTACGTATTGACCAGGATTTCTTTAACAATCCCAAAGATTTGCCAATTTTAGCCACAATTAAAACAGCTTTTGGTAATTGGTTGCAATATTTTAGCCTGAATACAATTGAAGCTCAGACAATTAGCGATCGCTTACCCCCTTATTTTGTATTTGCTCTACATGAAGAGTGGTTAGAACACCCAGATAAATATGATTGTTTACAAAAACAAGTAGATAGTCCCTTTTTTAAAGCCAGTGAACGAGAACGCTCATGGATGCGTTACAATGCTTGGCTGCAAAAACAAGTAGCCGAGCCAATATTCGATGAAACTTTTGGCTTAGACAAAGTTTATATTCCCTTACGGGCTTACTATAAAGTCCCTATCAAACCTCAAAAAGATAGTTATTCTTATCGTCAACGTCAAGAAGAAGAAAAATTTGAGCAGGTTGTAGTTGATTTAAAAACAGAACTAGAAACTTGGTTGAATAAAGCCGCGCCGCAAGATGCTATTCGTGTAATTAGTGGTGGCCCCGGTAGTGGCAAATCTACTTTTGCTAAAATCTTCGCGGCTGAACAAGCTACGAAAGGAGAAATTAACGTTTTATTTATTCCTTTACACCGTTTTGAGGTGGAAGATAATTTAGTTAATGCAGTTGGTGAGTTTGTTACAGCTAATAAATTCTTGGAGCATAACCCCTTAGAAGATAATCAGCAATCACGGTTACTAATTATCTTTGATGGTTTAGATGAACTTGCCATGCAGGGTAAACTCGGTGCGGAAGTAGCCAAAGAATTTATTCAAAAAGTAGAAAGAAAAATCAACAACTCTAATCAACAGCAAACTTGCTTGCAAGTTTTGATTACCGGACGAGAATTAATAGTACAAGCTAACACAAATCAGTTTGATAAATCTCCCCAAGAAATATTACATATTCTGCCTTATTTTGTGACTGACGAAGAAAGATTAAAGTACAGAGACGAAAGCAAATTGCTTGAGACAGATCAACGTCAATTTTGGTGGCAGAAGTATTCACTATCCAAGAATAAGCAATATAATGGTTTACCCGCAGTTCTAGACCAAGGAAGGCTCATAGAGATTACTGCTCAACCCTTGTTAAATTATTTAGTAGCTTTGAGTTATGAACGTGGTGAAGTAGAATTTTCAGAAAATAGCAACTTAAATACTATTTATGCAGACTTACTCAAAGCTGTTTATGAACGCCGTTGGGGTGATAGACAAAAGCATCCCATAGCTCAAGAGTTTAGCATAGCAGATGATGAAGAATTTGCGCTGATTTTAGAAGAAATTGCCCTAGCTTGCTGGCATGGTAATGGTAGAACTACAACAGTCAGGGAGATTGAAAATAAATGCGGTGGTAACAGTCATATCAAGCAACTGTTTATTAAATATCAAGAAGCAGCAGAAGCAGGTGTAACGCGTCTATTGACAGCGTTTTATTTCCGGCAGAGTGGAGTTAGAGAACAGGAAAAAACCTTTGAATTTACACACAAAAGTTTTGGTGAATATCTCACAGCCAGACGCATAGTACAAGAACTGAGTTGGATTCATAAACAGTTAGATAAACGTCAAACAGACCGCTATCATCGTGATGGATGGGATGAAACTGAGGCTTTAAGAAACTGGGCAATTCTTTGCGGCACATCCCCAATTGATCAGTATCTTTTTGATTTCATTGGCGACGAAATCCGTTTACACAATCTCGCAGATGTTGAAAATTGGCAACAAAGTTTGTGTCATCTCATTGGTTTTATGCTGCGTCATGGAATGCCAATGGAACTTTTGCCTGAAATCAAAAGTTTTCATCAAGCTAATCAACAAGCGCGTAATGCTGAAGAAGCTTTGTTAGTGGTTTTAAATGCTTGTGCTAGGGTAACGCAAAAGATTTCAAAAATTGACTGGCCTGCGCCTGAAGCTTTTGGTAATTGGATTTCCCGCTTGCATGGGCAGAGAGTTAGTTTTGATGGTGATGTATTGTGCTTGAAGTGTCTGAGTTTTTTAGATTTACAAAATTGCATTTTAAGCTCGAAAGATTTTTATATGGCAAATTTTCAACGGGCGAATCTTCAAGGGGCGAATCTTCAAGGGGCGAATCTTTACGGCGCGAATCTTCAAGGGGCGAATCTTCAACGGGCGAATCTTCAAGGGGCGAATCTTCAACGGGCGAATCTTTACGGCGCGAATCTTGAAGGGGCGAATCTTTACGGCGCAAATCTTCAACGGGCGATTCTTCAACGGGCAATTCTTGAAGGGGCGAATCTTCAACGGGCGATTCTTCAACGGGCGAATCTTGAAGGGGCGAATCTTCAACGGGCGATTCTTCAACGGGCGAATCTTGAAGGGGCGAATCTTGAAGGGGCGAATCTTGAAGGGGCAAATCTTCAAGAGGCTATTTTACCAGCCAATTTTGAGGGCAAACTTTTAACAGACATTAATAATGATTCAACGCCAGACTCTAATGAATAA